The following are encoded together in the Acidimicrobiales bacterium genome:
- the ruvB gene encoding Holliday junction branch migration DNA helicase RuvB, translating to MREELLTPEPVEAELSAEAGLRPRSLAEFVGQAELKEHLSIILEAARRRGQAADHLLFAGPPGLGKTSLAGIVAAEMGVRLHVTSGPALERAGDVAAILTQLDEGDVLFIDELHRLARAVEEVLYPAMEDFQLDIVLGRGPAARSLRLDLPRFTLVGATTRTGLLTGPLRDRFGLVSRLDYYDPDDLRAIVLRAAGILGVRVDDGGAAEIARRARGTPRIANRLLRRVRDVAEVRGDGVVDRASAAAGLALFNVDERGLDKVDRAILSALCERYGGGPVGLSTLAISVGEPPETLEDVHEPFLIQQGLLARTPRGRVATPAAWGHLGLAPPPPPPTPADPGLFG from the coding sequence GCCGGGCTGCGCCCCCGGTCGCTCGCCGAGTTCGTCGGCCAGGCGGAGCTGAAGGAGCACCTGTCGATCATCCTCGAGGCCGCCCGCCGCCGGGGGCAGGCCGCCGACCACCTGCTCTTCGCCGGGCCGCCGGGGCTCGGGAAGACGTCGCTGGCCGGGATCGTGGCCGCCGAGATGGGGGTGCGGCTCCACGTCACGTCGGGGCCGGCGCTGGAGCGGGCCGGCGACGTCGCCGCCATCCTCACCCAGCTGGACGAGGGCGACGTGCTGTTCATCGACGAGCTCCACCGGCTGGCCCGGGCGGTGGAGGAGGTCCTCTACCCGGCCATGGAGGACTTCCAGCTGGACATCGTGCTCGGCCGGGGGCCGGCGGCCCGGTCGCTGCGCCTCGACCTGCCCCGGTTCACCCTCGTCGGCGCCACCACCCGCACGGGGCTGCTCACCGGGCCGCTGCGGGACCGCTTCGGGCTCGTGTCCCGGCTGGACTACTACGACCCGGACGACCTCCGGGCCATCGTGCTGCGGGCCGCCGGCATCCTCGGGGTGCGGGTGGACGACGGCGGCGCGGCCGAGATCGCCCGGCGGGCGAGGGGCACTCCCCGGATCGCCAACCGCCTGCTGCGCCGGGTGCGGGACGTGGCCGAGGTGCGGGGCGACGGCGTGGTCGACCGGGCGTCGGCGGCGGCCGGGCTGGCCCTGTTCAACGTCGACGAGCGGGGCCTCGACAAGGTCGACCGGGCCATCCTGTCGGCGCTGTGCGAGCGCTACGGCGGCGGCCCGGTGGGCCTGTCCACCCTGGCCATCAGCGTCGGCGAGCCGCCCGAGACCCTGGAGGACGTGCACGAGCCGTTCCTCATCCAGCAGGGCCTGCTCGCCCGCACCCCGAGGGGCCGGGTCGCCACCCCGGCGGCGTGGGGCCACCTCGGCCTCGCCCCACCCCCGCCGCCGCCCACCCCCGCCGACCCCGGCCTGTTCGGCTGA
- a CDS encoding FAD-dependent oxidoreductase: MRVLVVGRGIVGAAAAFHLAGAGAEVAVVDAGRPGQATAAGAGIVCPWLSGVEDPRWYELARAAALAYPPLVEALGADVGWADVGGLLVSADPAVVERAAALAERRAAAEPAVGAVTRLAPGEPVRWFPPLDKRLAGVHVEHGWRVDGRRVRDALLAGAERLGATVVAGGAALSVDAGRAAVAVDGRPVPADAVVVAAGAWVRATGAPLGVAVAVEPQRGQLVHLDLPGTDTSAWPSVVADDGHYLVAFGPSRVVAGATRETGSGFDPRPTAAGLHEVLGRALAVAPGLAGGTVADVRVGLRPASADGLPVLGPVPGVDGVVLATGLGAGGLTVGPYVGRLAADLALGRTPPVDLSPYAPARA; this comes from the coding sequence GTGCGGGTCCTCGTCGTCGGCCGCGGGATCGTCGGGGCCGCCGCCGCCTTCCACCTGGCCGGGGCGGGCGCCGAGGTCGCCGTCGTCGACGCCGGGCGGCCGGGCCAGGCGACGGCCGCCGGGGCCGGGATCGTCTGCCCCTGGCTGTCGGGCGTGGAAGACCCGCGCTGGTACGAGCTCGCCCGCGCCGCCGCGCTCGCCTACCCGCCGCTCGTCGAGGCGCTCGGCGCCGACGTCGGTTGGGCCGACGTCGGCGGCCTGCTCGTGTCGGCCGACCCGGCCGTGGTCGAACGGGCGGCGGCGCTGGCCGAGCGGCGGGCCGCAGCCGAGCCGGCCGTCGGGGCCGTCACCCGTCTGGCGCCGGGCGAGCCGGTCCGCTGGTTCCCGCCCCTCGACAAGCGGCTGGCCGGCGTGCACGTGGAGCACGGCTGGCGGGTCGACGGCCGCCGGGTGCGCGACGCCCTGCTGGCCGGGGCCGAGCGGCTGGGCGCCACCGTGGTGGCGGGCGGGGCGGCGCTGTCGGTGGACGCCGGGCGGGCGGCGGTCGCCGTCGACGGCCGGCCCGTCCCGGCCGACGCCGTCGTGGTGGCGGCGGGCGCGTGGGTGAGGGCGACGGGCGCGCCGCTCGGCGTCGCCGTCGCCGTCGAGCCCCAGCGGGGCCAGCTGGTCCACCTCGACCTGCCCGGGACGGACACGTCGGCCTGGCCGTCGGTGGTGGCCGACGACGGCCACTACCTGGTCGCCTTCGGCCCGTCCCGGGTGGTCGCCGGGGCGACGAGGGAGACCGGCTCGGGCTTCGACCCCCGGCCGACGGCCGCCGGCCTGCACGAGGTGCTGGGCCGGGCCCTGGCCGTCGCCCCCGGCCTGGCCGGCGGGACGGTCGCCGACGTGCGGGTCGGGCTGCGCCCGGCGTCGGCCGACGGCCTTCCCGTCCTCGGCCCCGTCCCCGGCGTCGACGGCGTGGTGCTCGCCACCGGCCTCGGCGCCGGCGGCCTCACCGTCGGCCCCTACGTCGGCCGCCTGGCCGCCGACCTCGCCCTCGGCCGCACCCCGCCCGTCGACCTCTCCCCCTACGCTCCCGCCCGCGCCTGA